The nucleotide window tgatgtttggaaccagaatGAACATTTGAtacaccaaaaggtgaaatgtaagctgtcaaatttatctacaattattggaggatgggatcatgtgtagaagttcacgcaagtgaggaaagattttgattgtcattcacttgggagtggccagaaacgattcttctccacatggttcaagcagctcacgacttccggttttagaccaagtatcctctgggtagccaacagacagccgtttgaaggcgagctaaagtgagaaggcgaagcccgcttatgcggttgtgcgtagggcttgggacccaccacataaaaacgaagtaccaatgaaaaatctacgaaagcttcggatgagacaccccccttttgatgacgacccctgcaaacgttttaaggataatgatataagagcATGCACctagaatgtccggacccttaattgggaaggtgcctctgcccagctggttgatgtcctcatacgactcaaggctgacatcaccgccacccaagaagtgcgatggacgggacaaggacggaagaaggtgggtccttgtaacatctactacagcggccatataaaggagcgcaaatttggtgttggatttgtggtgggagagagactccgtcacagagtcctggcattcaccccggtggatgaacgtcttgccacaatccgcatcaaagcgaggttcttcaacatatcgctgatttgcgcccacgccccaatggaagagaaggacgatgtgaccaaagatgctttctatgagcgcctagaacgcacctatgagcgctgcccccgccacgatgtgcttggcgattttaacgccagggtgggtaaagaaggtgtctttggcacaacagtcggaaaattcagcctccatgacgaaacatcgccaaacggcctgaggctgatcgacttcgctggggcccgaaatatggtcgtctgtagtaccagattccagcataagaaaatacatcaagctacatgtctgtctcctgatcgaaacacgcggaaccaaatcgatcacgttgtgatagacggaagacatatctcctgtgttttagacgtgcgtacgctccgaggaccaaaaaTAGACTCGggccattatctggtcgcagcgaagatacgcacccgcctctgtgcagcaaagagtgcccgtcaacaaacacaaggaaggttcaacgtcgaaaagctgcaatcgcaacagacagccacgaaatactttactcgacttgcactcctgctctctgagagcactcatcagcatctcggtataagggaactgtggaacggcatctcaaactcactgcgtaccgctgcagccaaacaattggttttcggcaacgacaaaaaacaagctggtacgatgaggagtgccgtctcgcagcggagagaaaacagactgcctacctcgcaatgtagcgatcgaccacaacacgtgcgggatgggatagataccgagagctgaagagggaagcgagacgcatctgcagacaaaaaaagaaagaggccgaaatgcgtgagtacgaagagcttgagaagctggcagacagagggaatgctcgaaaattttatgaaaaatgaagcgacttaacgaaggtttcaagaccggagcatcctcatgtagagaccaaggtggtaatctggtaaccgatgtccagggcatactgggattatggagggaacacttctccgacctgctgaatggcagtgagagtacaacaccaggagatggcgaacccgatcccccaatcgatgacgatggaacagatgttccattacccgaccatgaagaaattcgaatagcaattacccgcttgaagaacaacaaagcagcgggggccgatagattaccggcagaactattcaaatacggcggcgaagaactgataaggtgatGCAtgatcagcttctttgcagaatatggtcggaagaaagcaagcctgacgattggaatctcagtgtgctctgcccaatccataaaaagggagatcccacaatctgcgccaattaccgtgggatcagcctcctaaatatcgcatacaaggttctatcgagcgtactgtgtgaaagactaaagcccaccgtcaacgaactggttggatcttatcagtgtggctttagacctggaaaatcgacaactgaccagatattcaccatgcgccaaatcttggagaagacccgtgaaaagaggatcgatacacaccacctttttgtcgattttaaagctgctttcgacagcacgaaaaggagttgtctttacgccgcgatgtctgaatttggtatccccgcaaaactaatacggctgtgtaaattaacgttgagcaacaccaaaagctccgtcatgattgggaaggacctctccgagccgttcgatactaaacgaggtttcagacaaggtgactcactatcgtgcgacttctttaacctgatgctggaaaaaattataagagctgcagagctaaaccgaaaaggtacaatcttctacaagagtgtacagctgctggcgtacgccgatgatattgatatcatcggaagcaacaaccgcgccgtttgttctgctttttcccgcatggataaggaggcgaagcgaatgggtctggaggtgaatgaggacaagacgaaatatctcctgtcatcaagcaaacagtcggcgcattcgcgtcttggctcccacgtcactattgacagtcataacttcgaggtcgtagataatttcgtatacctgggaaccagcatcaacaactcgaacaatgtcagcctcgaaatccagcgcagaataactcttgccaacaggtgccactttggactgagtaggcaattgaacagtaaagtcctctctcgacgaaccaaaatcaagctctacaagtcgcttatcattcccgtcctgctttacggtgcagaagcttggacgatgtcaacatcagatgagacgacactaggagttttcgagaggaaaattttgcgcaagatttatggtcctcagaacattggcaacggcgaataccgcagacgatggaacgatgagctgtacgagttatacgacgacattgacatagttcagcgaataaaaagacagcggctacgctggctaggtcatgttgtccgaatggacgaaaacactccagccctgaaggtgttcaatgcagtacccgccggaggaagccgaggaaggggaaggcctccactccgttggagggaccaggtggagagcgacctggttacacttgggatctccaactggcgccgaactgcgaaggagagagagaagtggcgcactatcgtcgtggctataaccggctaaacggttgcaacgccaatcacatacatacatagggaAGGTCGAATAGAaaatgtatctcggctgttacccctaccaatcagaagccaatagagtttgggttgacatgagtactgtgtttccggagttgtataaataggcttattaatatttacacattgtggccacttcagtgccgagtaaacgacctcTTTCTAAACCCaaggcaactatcacgcagaagcaaaatcgaaaagaaatgacatataatgctaagtgaaataaaaggtattaacttaagacgtactacatttcatttatttatgcttctgcttcgtatcccttagcttttcacactaaatttaaaataagttaaaaaagtttaaaaatacatcgatgtttaaatggccgatgtttttgatttcgatgggttttgaagaaacatcgatacatcgaaccatcgatgcttcattttacgatgtttgcatccctatataaaagtgaaattcagTTCATAGGATAAAGTAGAAAGAGGCATCTCAGGTCCACAAAAGTGAGTGTGGCACCGTCTCAAAATAAGTGTAatgtacatatctcacaaactaataaatttgtttttgctaaacATTGCGGAAACTAAGTCCTTTAGTATGATACGGTATGACAATGAAAGAAGTCGGTTCCAACCATGCCCACTCCCCAAAGAAAggctttattaaaatatactaaaagtgctttaactcAATAATAACATGTCTATCTTACGTACTTTTACCAGATATTATATACTAGAACAGTTCTTTTGACACTGTcaattttcattacatttttattatatttgaagagTTGTTAACACATCGGTTTACATTATTTCACATTCTCCACACTATAATTAAAGATTAACTTCATCAAATCGCCATCACCTTTCGTTATTGCAGCGTATTGTACCATAAATTGGTATTTACCGATTGGATGCATTTGTGGCAACGTCATATAATCCGGGTCTTTGGATTTTATCAGATATTTTCCTTCCTTCACCGGACATGAAAAAGTCGACGacaaattaacaaatatattcCGAAAAATATTTCCCATTATTTTACTTCGAAATGTGTTCGACATGTACGGACAGATATTCACATTATCCAATTTAATGGTTATACGATTGTTTTGTGGATCGTAGGCACGGACCCGAACGTAAAGAGTCGGAATGCTTTTGATCACTTCAATTTGACACAAATTCGTATTCGGCATTTTGTtcacaattttcaaatatttttgattatagTTCACAATTTCAAGCGAATCGACTTTGATATGAATGGAATTAAACCATGTCGTATTCTAGAGGAgatagaaaactttttaatttaaaaatcaataaaagatATTCGTTAATACTCTACCTTTGCTTGGAGGctaaaatagcagaaggaaattAAGCAAATTAATTGCAAACTCCCGCGACTCAGAGCCATTTATTGTTGTGTCGTATAGGAGTGTTCAAAACGATTTGATAGTTGACAGTACTTTGAAGTGAATTTTATAGTTATGTTATTCCGACATCACATAAATTATGTTGATTAGTATTTAGAGCAGAATataaattagtaattaaaattgattGATCATATTTCACTGAACTGTAACTAACTACGCGTAAACACtatccaaaattataaaaatttaattcagtaTTTATGTTAAGAAAAAATTCGACCCAGCATGTCCGTATTCATAATTAGGCGGATCCTTatccttgtatgtatgtgattggtgttcaaccgtttagccggttatagccgaatctatgagagcgcgccactcctctccgTATCCTTACCACAGGCATACCTGCCAACCTCTCTGCTGGCAAGATCCTCAACTGTATATCACTGTTCATAGAAAAGGTTTTTCTTATCAACGAGTGGAGCTAgtaaaataaacacaacaacGAAGTCATTTTCGGTATCCGACCACCAAAAGTTCGAGAGAAGAAGTAAGACATAGATGTATTCTATAACTG belongs to Zeugodacus cucurbitae isolate PBARC_wt_2022May chromosome 6, idZeuCucr1.2, whole genome shotgun sequence and includes:
- the LOC128922752 gene encoding uncharacterized protein LOC128922752 isoform X2 encodes the protein MALSRGSLQLICLISFCYFSLQAKNTTWFNSIHIKVDSLEIVNYNQKYLKIVNKMPNTNLCQIEVIKSIPTLYVRVRAYDPQNNRITIKLDNVNICPYMSNTFRRRKISDKIQRPGLYDVATNASNR
- the LOC128922752 gene encoding uncharacterized protein LOC128922752 isoform X1, which encodes MALSRGSLQLICLISFCYFSLQAKNTTWFNSIHIKVDSLEIVNYNQKYLKIVNKMPNTNLCQIEVIKSIPTLYVRVRAYDPQNNRITIKLDNVNICPYMSNTFRSKIMGNIFRNIFVNLSSTFSCPVKEGKYLIKSKDPDYMTLPQMHPIGKYQFMVQYAAITKGDGDLMKLIFNYSVENVK